A single Anabas testudineus chromosome 10, fAnaTes1.2, whole genome shotgun sequence DNA region contains:
- the syvn1 gene encoding E3 ubiquitin-protein ligase synoviolin isoform X1: protein MVRAALVTATSLALTGAVVAHAYFLKHQFYPTVVYLTKSSPSMAVLYIQAFVLVFLLGKFMRKVFFGQLRAAEMEHLIERSWYAVTETCLAFTVFRDDFSPRFVALFTLLLFLKCFHWLAEDRVDFMERSPNISWVFHFRVLSLMGLLGVLDFLFVNHACHSIITRGASVQLVFGFEYAILLTMVLTTFIKYVLHTIDLQSENPWDNKAVYMLYTELFTGFIKVLLYIAFMTIMIKVHTFPLFAIRPMYLAMRQFKKAVTDAIMSRRAIRNMNTLYPDATPEDLQASDNVCIICREEMVTGAKKLPCNHIFHSSCLRSWFQRQQTCPTCRMDVLRASNTNQTPAPAQAPPPAPAAPANAPPAPPANVAPGMLPGFPPGIFPFWGPFPAVPPPPPPPAATAAAAAAAPNAADTPQSSTEATQAAGTSQSTSSTTDTATATAAAAAPGSAMPGFPFSFPPPPFPTAPWLPMPPPPPFAVSSMPPPPASLSRLSEEELRELEAEGRRGLEARLQCLQNIHTLLDAAMLNIHHYLSTVATLTPPRTEGSAGEASGTNHTASSLAASTSTENQRQKKGSSNSDQVNGATVSSQPADSTSTESERKEKMDEELVEDDDGEPNAAELRRRRLRKLETPTSSSSSSPPPDN from the exons ATGGTTCGAGCGGCCTTGGTGACTGCCACCAGTCTAGCACTGACTGGGGCTGTGGTGGCACATGCTTACTTCCTCAAACACCAGTTCTACCCAACTGTGGTCTACCTCACCAAGAGCAGCCCCAGCATGGCA GTGTTGTACATTCAGGCCTTTGTGCTGGTGTTTCTGCTGGGAAAGTTCATGAGGAAGGTATTTTTTGGGCAGCTCAGGGCTGCAGAGATGGAG CACCTCATTGAGCGCTCCTGGTACGCAGTGACCGAGACGTGCCTGGCATTCACTGTGTTCAGGGATGATTTCTCCCCTCGCTTTGTTGCCCTCTTCACCCTCCTGCTCTTCCTTAAGTGCTTCCACTGGCTGGCAGAGGATCGGGTGGACTTT atGGAACGGAGTCCAAACATATCCTGGGTTTTTCACTTCAGAGTGTTAT ctctcATGGGATTGCTGGGGGTCCTGGACTTCCTGTTTGTCAACCATGCCTGTCACAGCATCATTACCCGAGGTGCTTCAGTCCAGCTTGTTTTTGGATTTGAG TATGCCATCCTGCTGACCATGGTGCTGACGACATTCATCAAATATGTCCTGCACACCATTGACCTGCAGAGTGAAAACCCCTGGGACAATAAGGCTGTGTATATGCTCTACACTGAGCTCTTCACAG gttTCATCAAAGTGCTCCTGTACATTGCCTTTATGACTATCATGATCAAGGTCCACACCTTCCCTCTGTTTGCCATCCGCCCCATGTATCTGGCTATGAG GCAATTCAAGAAAGCTGTAACAGATGCTATCATGTCTCGAAGGGCCATCCGCAACATGAATACTCT GTATCCTGATGCTACTCCTGAAGATCTGCAGGCTTCCGACAATGTCTGTATCATCTGTCGGGAGGAAATGGTCACTGGAGCCAAAAAACTGCCTTGTAATCACATTTTCCACTCCAG TTGCCTGCGCTCCTGGTTCCAGAGACAGCAGACCTGTCCTACCTGTCGCATGGATGTCCTCCGAGCATCAAATACCAATCAGACTCCTGCCCCAGCCCAGGCCCCGCCCCCTGCACCTGCAGCCCCTGCCAATGCCCCACCAGCTCCACCTGCTAACG TGGCTCCAGGCATGTTACCAGGCTTTCCTCCTGGTATCTTCCCCTTCTGGGGTCCCTTTCCTGcagtccctcctcctcctcctcctcctgctgctactgctgctgcagcagctgcagctcctaATGCTGCGGATactccacagagcagcacagaggctACACAGGCAGCTG GCACCAGCCAATCCACCTCATCTACCACAGACACTGCAACagcaactgctgctgctgctgctccaggatCTGCAATGCCCGGCTTCCCCTTCTCCTTCCCACCTCCTCCCTTCCCCACTGCACCATGGCTGCCCatgccacctcctcctccctttg CAGTGTCGTCTATGCCTCCCCCTCCCGCGTCTCTGTCTCGATTGTCCGAGGAGGAGCTAAGGGAGCTGGAGGCAGAAGGTCGGCGGGGCCTCGAGGCCAGACTCCAGTGTCTCCAAAACATCCACACCCTGCTGGACGCTGCCATGCTCAACATCCACCACTACCTCAGCACCGTCGCCACACTCAC GCCTCCTCGAACTGAGGGCAGTGCTGGAGAGGCCAGTGGGACAAATCACACTGCATCATCCCTTGCTGCTAGCACTAGCACAGAGAACCAGAGGCAGAAGAAGGGCTCATCCAACT CTGATCAAGTGAACGGAGCCACAGTTTCTTCTCAGCCTGCTGATTCTACTTCTACTGAGTcggaaagaaaagagaagatggaCGAAGAACTGGTGGAGGATGATGACGGAGAGCCGAACGCTGCAGAGCTGAGGCGCCGTCGCCTTCGTAAGCTGGAAACGCCaacatcatcatcgtcatcatcaccCCCTCCAGACAACTGA
- the syvn1 gene encoding E3 ubiquitin-protein ligase synoviolin isoform X2 — MVRAALVTATSLALTGAVVAHAYFLKHQFYPTVVYLTKSSPSMAVLYIQAFVLVFLLGKFMRKVFFGQLRAAEMEHLIERSWYAVTETCLAFTVFRDDFSPRFVALFTLLLFLKCFHWLAEDRVDFMERSPNISWVFHFRVLSLMGLLGVLDFLFVNHACHSIITRGASVQLVFGFEYAILLTMVLTTFIKYVLHTIDLQSENPWDNKAVYMLYTELFTGFIKVLLYIAFMTIMIKVHTFPLFAIRPMYLAMRQFKKAVTDAIMSRRAIRNMNTLYPDATPEDLQASDNVCIICREEMVTGAKKLPCNHIFHSSCLRSWFQRQQTCPTCRMDVLRASNTNQTPAPAQAPPPAPAAPANAPPAPPANVAPGMLPGFPPGIFPFWGPFPAVPPPPPPPAATAAAAAAAPNAADTPQSSTEATQAAGTSQSTSSTTDTATATAAAAAPGSAMPGFPFSFPPPPFPTAPWLPMPPPPPFVSSMPPPPASLSRLSEEELRELEAEGRRGLEARLQCLQNIHTLLDAAMLNIHHYLSTVATLTPPRTEGSAGEASGTNHTASSLAASTSTENQRQKKGSSNSDQVNGATVSSQPADSTSTESERKEKMDEELVEDDDGEPNAAELRRRRLRKLETPTSSSSSSPPPDN; from the exons ATGGTTCGAGCGGCCTTGGTGACTGCCACCAGTCTAGCACTGACTGGGGCTGTGGTGGCACATGCTTACTTCCTCAAACACCAGTTCTACCCAACTGTGGTCTACCTCACCAAGAGCAGCCCCAGCATGGCA GTGTTGTACATTCAGGCCTTTGTGCTGGTGTTTCTGCTGGGAAAGTTCATGAGGAAGGTATTTTTTGGGCAGCTCAGGGCTGCAGAGATGGAG CACCTCATTGAGCGCTCCTGGTACGCAGTGACCGAGACGTGCCTGGCATTCACTGTGTTCAGGGATGATTTCTCCCCTCGCTTTGTTGCCCTCTTCACCCTCCTGCTCTTCCTTAAGTGCTTCCACTGGCTGGCAGAGGATCGGGTGGACTTT atGGAACGGAGTCCAAACATATCCTGGGTTTTTCACTTCAGAGTGTTAT ctctcATGGGATTGCTGGGGGTCCTGGACTTCCTGTTTGTCAACCATGCCTGTCACAGCATCATTACCCGAGGTGCTTCAGTCCAGCTTGTTTTTGGATTTGAG TATGCCATCCTGCTGACCATGGTGCTGACGACATTCATCAAATATGTCCTGCACACCATTGACCTGCAGAGTGAAAACCCCTGGGACAATAAGGCTGTGTATATGCTCTACACTGAGCTCTTCACAG gttTCATCAAAGTGCTCCTGTACATTGCCTTTATGACTATCATGATCAAGGTCCACACCTTCCCTCTGTTTGCCATCCGCCCCATGTATCTGGCTATGAG GCAATTCAAGAAAGCTGTAACAGATGCTATCATGTCTCGAAGGGCCATCCGCAACATGAATACTCT GTATCCTGATGCTACTCCTGAAGATCTGCAGGCTTCCGACAATGTCTGTATCATCTGTCGGGAGGAAATGGTCACTGGAGCCAAAAAACTGCCTTGTAATCACATTTTCCACTCCAG TTGCCTGCGCTCCTGGTTCCAGAGACAGCAGACCTGTCCTACCTGTCGCATGGATGTCCTCCGAGCATCAAATACCAATCAGACTCCTGCCCCAGCCCAGGCCCCGCCCCCTGCACCTGCAGCCCCTGCCAATGCCCCACCAGCTCCACCTGCTAACG TGGCTCCAGGCATGTTACCAGGCTTTCCTCCTGGTATCTTCCCCTTCTGGGGTCCCTTTCCTGcagtccctcctcctcctcctcctcctgctgctactgctgctgcagcagctgcagctcctaATGCTGCGGATactccacagagcagcacagaggctACACAGGCAGCTG GCACCAGCCAATCCACCTCATCTACCACAGACACTGCAACagcaactgctgctgctgctgctccaggatCTGCAATGCCCGGCTTCCCCTTCTCCTTCCCACCTCCTCCCTTCCCCACTGCACCATGGCTGCCCatgccacctcctcctccctttg TGTCGTCTATGCCTCCCCCTCCCGCGTCTCTGTCTCGATTGTCCGAGGAGGAGCTAAGGGAGCTGGAGGCAGAAGGTCGGCGGGGCCTCGAGGCCAGACTCCAGTGTCTCCAAAACATCCACACCCTGCTGGACGCTGCCATGCTCAACATCCACCACTACCTCAGCACCGTCGCCACACTCAC GCCTCCTCGAACTGAGGGCAGTGCTGGAGAGGCCAGTGGGACAAATCACACTGCATCATCCCTTGCTGCTAGCACTAGCACAGAGAACCAGAGGCAGAAGAAGGGCTCATCCAACT CTGATCAAGTGAACGGAGCCACAGTTTCTTCTCAGCCTGCTGATTCTACTTCTACTGAGTcggaaagaaaagagaagatggaCGAAGAACTGGTGGAGGATGATGACGGAGAGCCGAACGCTGCAGAGCTGAGGCGCCGTCGCCTTCGTAAGCTGGAAACGCCaacatcatcatcgtcatcatcaccCCCTCCAGACAACTGA